In Mammaliicoccus sp. Marseille-Q6498, the genomic stretch GTTGGATCTGGATAGTCAGGTCCCCAACCAGCGAATGAAATATCATAATCACCTTTAGATTCTAACGCTAATTTTTGTTTGAATGGTTGTTGTTTAATTTTTAAAGTTACACCAGGTAAGTTTTTCTCAACTTGTTCTTTAACGAATTCTGCTGCTTTTTTAGAAACATCTTGGTCATAAGTTAATAATTCAATAGTGAATTTATCTTTACCTGTTGCTTTTTTAGCTTTTTCTAATAATTTTTTAGCTTCTTCTTTATCATAGTTTAATGGTGATTTAACGCCATCAGTATAGTCTTTACCATCTTTTGATTTAACGAAATCTTTAACCATTAATTTATCTGAAGCTACAGAACCATTGTTTAAAATTGATTTTACATATTCTTTCTTGTCAATAGCTTTAGCGAATGCTTTTCTTAAATCTTCATTTTTTAAATCTTTATTTTTCGTATTATTAATTCTAAAGAAATAACTTGAAGATAATTTGCTAGTTGAGAAGTCTTCTTTATCTTTGTATTTAGTAACGTTTTGTGAATCTAACACAACTCTATCAATTTTACCCGTTTGATACATATTAAGCGCTGTTTGAGATTCTTTTACGACCTTGTAGTTAACTTCTTTTAATTTAACTTTGTCTTTATCCCAATATTTATCATTTGGTTTTAACTGCCAAGTATCTTCAGTTTTCCATTTTGTTAATTTGAATGGACCATTTGATAATGTTGCATCAGCAGTAGTACCGTATTTTTTCCCTTGTTTTTCCACAAATTTTTCATTTTGAGGCATAAATGAACCGAAAGCGAATAAACTTTGCATCCATGGTACATCTTTCACTAATTTAATTTGTAATGTGTGATCATCAACTGCTTTCACACCTAATTCTTCAGGTTTTTTCTTACCTGCAGTAATTTCTTTTGCATTTTCAATATTTTCAAACATGTATGCATATTCAGCTGCAGTTTTTGGATCTACTGTACGTTGCCAAGCGTATACGAAATCTTTAGCTGTTACTGGTTCCCCGTTTGACCATTTCGCATTGTCTCGTAGTTTAATTGTCCATGTTTTACCATCAGCAGATTTTTTAGGTTCCCCTGTTGCAACACCTGGACTAGGTTTATCATTTTTATCTAAAACGTATAACCCTTCATAAGTTTGGTTAAAGTTAATAAATGATACTTGGTCCGTTGCTAATGATGAATCCATCGTTGGAATATCAGAAGTAGATGCTAGGTTTAAGACGTTTTCAGATTTTTCACTTTTAACGCCACCTTTACCCCCTTTATCTCCATTCCCACCACTACAAGCAGCAAGTGTTAAAATTAATGCAGTCACCAGAGCAAGTAAAGCTGTAAGTTTCTTTTTCATTAATAAATCCCCCTTGTTTGTCTTCTTTTGTTACAAAAGAAGCTTTGTTTTTATTATATTTTAAAAATGAATGAATAACAATAGTAATTCACACAATTTTCAAACAATTTAAATATTACATATAACATTACTTTTAAATTTATAACTTTTTAATAATTTGCTAGAATTATGCTTCAGTTAAATCAAACGTTTTGTTATAGTTTTCTTTTTTCTCAGCAAATTCTTTTTCAGAACAATATACGTAATGCTCAGGACCAACTTCTCGTAACTCAAGTTTGTCATCATCTTCATACTTATGTACATCTGGGTTGTATGCTGATCTCGTTCTTGTTCTTTCAGATTCTGGATCTGGTAAAGGAATCGCTGATAATAATGATTTTGTATATTCATGTTGAGGATGCTTATATATTTGGTCAGATGGTCCAAGTTCAACCAACTTACCAAAGTACATAACACCGATTCTGTCTGAGATATACTTAACCATTGATAAGTCATGGGCAATGAACAAGAATGTGATGCCCTTTTCGTCTTGCAATTTTTGCATTAAGTTAACAACTTGAGCTTGAATTGATACATCTAAAGCTGAAATAGGTTCATCAGCAATGATAAATTCTGGCTCAACTGCTAAAGCTCTTGCTATCCCTAGTCTTTGTCTTTGACCACCAGAGAATTCATGTGGATATCTATTCGCATGCTCTTTAGATAAACCAACAGTCTCTAATAATTCATAAACACGTTTTTTTCTTTCTTCTTTACTTGAAACTAATTTATGTACATCTAATCCTTCAGCTATAATATCCATAACTTTTAATCTTGGATTTAATGATGCATATGGATCTTGGAAAATCATTTGCATACGACGGTTAAATTTTAATAAGTCTTTTCTCTTTTTAATGTTTTGAATATCAACATTGTCAAAGATTACTTTTCCATCTGTTGCATTATATAATTTAATAAGTGTGCGTCCGGTTGTGGATTTACCACAACCAGATTCACCTACTAAACCTAATGTTTCTCCGCGATATATTTTAAATGAAATATCGTCTACGGCTCTTACTTCATTATTCTTCCCTACGTTGAAATACTGCTTTAAGTTTTGAACATCAATTAATACTTCTTTATTTTGAGCCATTAGAACGTCACCCTTTCTACACGTTTTGGCTTATCAAATTGATCTGGCGTTGTTTTCAACTTTAATTTAACAGCTTCTGGCAACTCCACTTTAGGTGCTCTCTCATCTAATAACCATGATTTTGCGAAATGCGTTGGTGAAACTTGGAACCAAGGTGGCTCTTCCTTAAAATCAATATCTAAGGCATATTCACTTCTTCTAGCAAATGCATCGCCAACTGGTGGCTTAATTAAATCTGGTGGTGTTCCCGGTATAGCAAGTAATTCTGTATCATGTGCTGTGTCTAAACTTGGCATTGATGAAAGTAATCCCCATGTATATGGATGTTTTGGATTATAGAATATTTCATCAACTGTACCTGTCTCAACAATTTGACCACCATACATAACTGCTACTCTATCAGCAACGTTTGCTACTACACCTAAATCATGTGTAATGAAAATAATAGAAGTATCAATTTTATGTTGTAATTCTTTCATCAATTCTAGTATTTGAGCTTGGATTGTTACGTCTAATGCAGTTGTTGGTTCATCTGCAATGAGTACTTTAGGGTCACAAGCTAAAGCAGTTGCTATAACAATACGTTGTCTTTGACCACCTGAAAATTGGTGTGGAAAGTTATTAAATCTTTCTTTAGCTTTAGGTAGTCCTACTAAATTCAAAATAT encodes the following:
- a CDS encoding peptide ABC transporter substrate-binding protein — its product is MKKKLTALLALVTALILTLAACSGGNGDKGGKGGVKSEKSENVLNLASTSDIPTMDSSLATDQVSFINFNQTYEGLYVLDKNDKPSPGVATGEPKKSADGKTWTIKLRDNAKWSNGEPVTAKDFVYAWQRTVDPKTAAEYAYMFENIENAKEITAGKKKPEELGVKAVDDHTLQIKLVKDVPWMQSLFAFGSFMPQNEKFVEKQGKKYGTTADATLSNGPFKLTKWKTEDTWQLKPNDKYWDKDKVKLKEVNYKVVKESQTALNMYQTGKIDRVVLDSQNVTKYKDKEDFSTSKLSSSYFFRINNTKNKDLKNEDLRKAFAKAIDKKEYVKSILNNGSVASDKLMVKDFVKSKDGKDYTDGVKSPLNYDKEEAKKLLEKAKKATGKDKFTIELLTYDQDVSKKAAEFVKEQVEKNLPGVTLKIKQQPFKQKLALESKGDYDISFAGWGPDYPDPTTFLDLFKKDSPHNQTGYANAEYDKALDEANSDEMLKDENSAKRTKLLQDAETKFLDSASIGPMYQNGAARLTQPFIKNWEDHKFGGDYSLKEVEIAGAK
- a CDS encoding ATP-binding cassette domain-containing protein, which encodes MAQNKEVLIDVQNLKQYFNVGKNNEVRAVDDISFKIYRGETLGLVGESGCGKSTTGRTLIKLYNATDGKVIFDNVDIQNIKKRKDLLKFNRRMQMIFQDPYASLNPRLKVMDIIAEGLDVHKLVSSKEERKKRVYELLETVGLSKEHANRYPHEFSGGQRQRLGIARALAVEPEFIIADEPISALDVSIQAQVVNLMQKLQDEKGITFLFIAHDLSMVKYISDRIGVMYFGKLVELGPSDQIYKHPQHEYTKSLLSAIPLPDPESERTRTRSAYNPDVHKYEDDDKLELREVGPEHYVYCSEKEFAEKKENYNKTFDLTEA
- a CDS encoding ABC transporter ATP-binding protein — translated: MAKRILEVNDLHVSFDIDAGEVQAVRGVDFYLDKGETLAIVGESGSGKSVTTKALMQLLPSKVGRIKQGSILFDNKDLAKLSEKEMQKIRGKEIGMIFQDPMTSLNPTMKIGKQVMEPLIKHQKLSKHDAKKRALDILNLVGLPKAKERFNNFPHQFSGGQRQRIVIATALACDPKVLIADEPTTALDVTIQAQILELMKELQHKIDTSIIFITHDLGVVANVADRVAVMYGGQIVETGTVDEIFYNPKHPYTWGLLSSMPSLDTAHDTELLAIPGTPPDLIKPPVGDAFARRSEYALDIDFKEEPPWFQVSPTHFAKSWLLDERAPKVELPEAVKLKLKTTPDQFDKPKRVERVTF